One Rosa chinensis cultivar Old Blush chromosome 5, RchiOBHm-V2, whole genome shotgun sequence genomic region harbors:
- the LOC112165327 gene encoding protein Abitram isoform X1, protein MTEQIFEETKNVQEQKEREVEDPELYRLLVPNAEDLPLVPASAIESNFVSYFAPDFMKPGHDQYVYRHPNGLCVIGLAATHVALKEEGGITAIDFNVGKSDRSGLKVTGKRKKNAQHLESNSALCKVCTKDATYIVRCCVKGSLLEVNDRLIKQPELLNTAADREGYIAIIMPKPADWLKVKDSLLGLEEYKKLREVL, encoded by the exons ATGACAGAGCAAATCTTTGAAGAAACAAAGAATGTACAAGAACAAAAGGAACGAGAAGTAGAAGACCCGGAGCTGTATAGGCTTCTGGTACCCAATGCTGAAGACCTTCCTCTCGTTCCTGCCTCAGCTATTGAATCCAACTTTGTCTCTTATTTTGCTCCAG ATTTTATGAAACCAGGACATGACCAATATGTTTATCGCCACCCCAATGG ATTGTGTGTGATTGGTTTGGCTGCAACACATGTGGCTCTTAAGGAAGAAGGGGGTATCACAGCTATTGATTTCAATGTTGGAAAATCGGATCGCAGTGGGCTTAAGGTTACTGGAAAGCGCAAGAAG AATGCCCAGCACTTGGAGTCCAACTCAGCTTTGTGTAAAGTTTGCACCAAGGATGCAACCTATATTGTGAG GTGTTGTGTAAAAGGCTCTCTTTTGGAAGTGAATGATAGATTAATCAAGCAGCCAGAATTGCTTAATACAGCG GCAGATAGAGAAGGATATATTGCCATTATCATGCCAAAACCAGCAGATTGGCTCAAAGTAAAGGATTCATTGTTGGGTCTTGAAGAGTACAAAAAATTGAGAGAAGTTCTTTGA
- the LOC112165327 gene encoding protein Abitram isoform X2: protein MTEQIFEETKNVQEQKEREVEDPELYRLLVPNAEDLPLVPASAIESNFVSYFAPDFMKPGHDQYVYRHPNGLCVIGLAATHVALKEEGGITAIDFNVGKSDRSGLKVTGKRKKNAQHLESNSALCKVCTKDATYIVRCCVKGSLLEVNDRLIKQPELLNTAIEKDILPLSCQNQQIGSK from the exons ATGACAGAGCAAATCTTTGAAGAAACAAAGAATGTACAAGAACAAAAGGAACGAGAAGTAGAAGACCCGGAGCTGTATAGGCTTCTGGTACCCAATGCTGAAGACCTTCCTCTCGTTCCTGCCTCAGCTATTGAATCCAACTTTGTCTCTTATTTTGCTCCAG ATTTTATGAAACCAGGACATGACCAATATGTTTATCGCCACCCCAATGG ATTGTGTGTGATTGGTTTGGCTGCAACACATGTGGCTCTTAAGGAAGAAGGGGGTATCACAGCTATTGATTTCAATGTTGGAAAATCGGATCGCAGTGGGCTTAAGGTTACTGGAAAGCGCAAGAAG AATGCCCAGCACTTGGAGTCCAACTCAGCTTTGTGTAAAGTTTGCACCAAGGATGCAACCTATATTGTGAG GTGTTGTGTAAAAGGCTCTCTTTTGGAAGTGAATGATAGATTAATCAAGCAGCCAGAATTGCTTAATACAGCG ATAGAGAAGGATATATTGCCATTATCATGCCAAAACCAGCAGATTGGCTCAAAGTAA